A single genomic interval of Heliangelus exortis chromosome 20, bHelExo1.hap1, whole genome shotgun sequence harbors:
- the SUMO2 gene encoding small ubiquitin-related modifier 2 gives MADEKPKEGVKTENNDHINLKVAGQDGSVVQFKIKRHTPLSKLMKAYCERQGLSMRQIRFRFDGQPINETDTPAQLEMEDEDTIDVFQQQTGGVY, from the exons ATGGCCGACGAGAAGCCCAAG GAAGGAGTGAAGACTGAAAACAATGACCACATTAATCTGAAGGTGGCAGGGCAAGATGGGTCTGTGGTGCAGTTTAAGATTAAGAGGCATACACCACTTAGTAAACTAATGAAAGCCTATTGTGAACGACAG GGGTTGTCAATGAGGCAAATCAGATTCCGGTTCGATGGGCAGCCAATTAATGAAACAGACACACCTGCACAG TTGGAAATGGAGGATGAAGATACAATTGATGTGTtccagcagcagacaggaggaGTGtactaa